In Daucus carota subsp. sativus chromosome 4, DH1 v3.0, whole genome shotgun sequence, one DNA window encodes the following:
- the LOC108215740 gene encoding gibberellin-regulated protein 14-like, protein MAAMKSLFLLLLTTLTVSTMVSTKDDDLLEAGYAIVKPSPAVPVKAPLPPSIGIQVTPPPPPPVLAPPLKPPPAAPQPPPPRNTKECYPPCVVRCKLHSRKNVCLRACVTCCDRCKCVPPGQYGNKEKCGKCYANMTTRGGRPKCP, encoded by the exons ATGGCTGCTATGAAATCTCTCTTTCTTCTCTTGCTCACTACTCTTACAGTTTCAACAATG GTTTCGACAAAAGATGATGACCTGTTGGAG GCTGGTTATGCCATTGTAAAACCCTCCCCTGCTGTCCCGGTCAAAGCGCCACTGCCACCTTCAATTGGAATCCAGGTAACACCACCACCTCCACCACCCGTTCTTGCTCCACCGCTTAAGCCACCACCTGCAGCTCCCCAGCCCCCTCCACCAAGAAACACAAAAG AATGTTACCCTCCATGTGTGGTGAGGTGCAAATTGCATTCAAGGAAGAATGTATGCCTGAGAGCTTGTGTGACATGCTGTGACAGATGCAAATGTGTTCCTCCTGGACAATATGGCAACAAAGAGAAGTGTGGCAAGTGCTATGCTAATATGACCACTCGCGGCGGAAGACCAAAGTGCCCCTGA
- the LOC108215791 gene encoding beta-glucuronosyltransferase GlcAT14B, whose protein sequence is MKKVSMPQTVQNKWIIALATACVILSLSLVFLITLGTSANSMLLVPLHRYAAATSSLFVASKVQPVTAPPPPRLAYLISGSRGEHKMVRRALLALYHPYNQYVVHLDAESSADERLDLFNFVKNCSTFVQFGNVRMITKANLVTYRGPTMVSNTLHAAAVLLKDGGEWDWFINLSASDYPLVTQDDLLDAFSNLPRDLNFIENTSKLGWKVDGRAKPIIVDPGLYLTTKSDVFLVTQPRRVPTAFKLFTGSAWMALSRPFVNYCIWGWDNLPRTVLMYYTNFVSSPESYFQTVICNAPEFRNTTLNSDLHFIPWDDPPLQHPKHITVDDMGKMIDSNAPFARKFHNDDPVLDKIDSELLFRGQGRIVPGGWCIGSRENGSDPCSVAGNITFFKPTSGAKRLKTLISSLMSDDKFRPRQCK, encoded by the exons ATGAAGAAGGTTTCTATGCCACAGACAGTTCAAAACAAATGGATAATAGCATTAGCCACTGCATGTGTTATTCTTTCTCTATCCCTTGTTTTCCTGATCACTCTTGGTACTTCAGCCAACTCAATGCTTCTCGTCCCTCTCCACCGTTATGCAGCCGCCACTTCCTCCCTATTCGTCGCATCCAAGGTCCAGCCTGTCACTGCCCCTCCACCTCCGCGCCTGGCTTACCTCATCTCTGGCTCAAGAGGGGAGCACAAAATGGTCCGTCGTGCCCTTCTGGCTCTGTACCATCCCTATAACCAGTACGTCGTTCATCTGGATGCTGAATCGTCCGCTGATGAGCGTTTggatttgtttaattttgttaaaaacTGCTCCACATTTGTCCAATTTGGCAATGTACGGATGATCACAAAGGCCAATCTGGTCACGTATAGGGGTCCAACTATGGTGTCTAATACACTTCATGCTGCAGCGGTTCTGTTAAAAGATGGGGGAGAGTGGGATTGGTTTATTAATCTCAGTGCTTCTGATTATCCCCTCGTTACTCAAGATG ATCTTCTTGACGCGTTTTCAAATCTACCACGGGACTTGAATTTCATTGAAAATACCAGTAAACTCGGGTGGAAAGT GGATGGGAGAGCGAAGCCAATAATCGTCGATCCGGGCTTGTATTTGACAACAAAGAGTGATGTCTTCTTGGTGACACAGCCTAGACGTGTGCCCACAGCATTCAAGCTCTTTACAG GATCTGCCTGGATGGCGCTTTCTAGGCCTTTTGTGAACTACTGCATATGGGGATGGGACAATTTGCCTAGAACGGTTCTCATGTACTACACAAATTTTGTGTCCTCCCCGGAAAGCTATTTCCAAACTGTCATCTGCAATGCTCCTGAATTTAGGAACACTACATTGAACAGTGATCTGCACTTCATACCGTGGGACGATCCCCCACTGCAGCATCCTAAGCACATCACTGTTGATGACATGGGAAAGATGATCGACAGTAATGCACCATTCGCGAGAAAGTTCCATAATGATGATCCCGTGCTGGATAAGATTGATTCTGAACTATTGTTTCGAGGTCAGGGCAGGATAGTTCCTGGTGGGTGGTGCATAGGAAGTCGGGAAAATGGCTCTGATCCCTGTTCTGTTGCGGGTAATATAACATTTTTCAAGCCCACCTCTGGAGCAAAAAGACTGAAAACTTTGATCAGCTCACTCATGTCAGATGATAAATTTCGACCAAGACAATGTAAATAG
- the LOC108215607 gene encoding senescence-associated carboxylesterase 101: MNQFTYEQELGNHLVCSDLLSSCWAYNRKVNEETPQVVNLGLLPQTVRYKRFDAQDSRGLAVIAFSSCISIDLHGEGQRLVSSADLDLKHFDFLSTNSNPSFSINNLAIQLFHSLLAQLSQEKIDTTKPLIITGHSLGGSVASLFTIWLLNNSYKKIEYRKTKYPICLTFGSPLLGNEGLQKAISARPSLDSCFVHVVLKHDPVPGLFLLPHNTIDSVSNSTSQYKSFGLYLFCSESGVACFSEPEFVLEILGIFSSQNRPFGDYGLVLEGLKGKAIVKGTRLAGFDNDPLCTGITLQLQAIGIHDMQTQLQNNVMIRRIETKQKEFFERKAYQVGLDESLKKMKTEMAYMEWYKKTTRTRGGYYDTYKSSTRNRDETVSKAKLVKYQRSLTKCWANAVYEAKRTDGKSFPFRLLMAGNNYRRMVEPLDIAEYYKGYKQGQKDYWAGGRSEHYILLEKWLNEMQSTPSQRTKSCSFNEDSCFWAHVEEALMLVKMLSNEESSPENEELFRKLNKFEEYFMGSIDKHIVDPEIFLEGSSFKLWWSLYSDKKGDSYKSPLANYMRARSYEALL, encoded by the exons ATGAACCA GTTCACCTATGAACAAGAGTTGGGGAATCATCTGGTATGCTCAGATCTTCTATCCAGTTGTTGGGCTTATAATCGCAAGGTCAATGAAGAAACCCCGCAAGTTGTGAACCTGGGCTTGTTGCCTCAAACTGTTAGATACAAACGTTTTGATGCTCAAGATTCTCGTGGTCTTGCTGTTATTGCTTTTTCTTCCTGCATTTCTATTGATCTTCATGGTGAGGGTCAACGTTTGGTTTCATCTGCAGACCTCGACTTGAAGcattttgattttctttccACAAATTCTAACCCGTCCTTCTCTATAAATAACCTTGCTATACAACTTTTTCATTCTCTCCTTGCTCAACTGTCTCAGGAAAAg ATCGATACTACGAAACCCTTGATCATAACTGGGCATTCTCTTGGTGGATCTGTTGCCTCACTTTTCACAATATGGCTGCTAAACAACAGCTACAAGAAAATAGAGTACAGAAAAACCAAATATCCAATTTGCTTAACTTTTGGGTCACCATTACTTGGCAATGAGGGCCTTCAAAAAGCCATATCAGCACGGCCATCTTTGGATTCATGCTTTGTGCATGTCGTATTAAAGCATGACCCAGTACCTGGATTGTTCCTCTTACCCCACAACACTATTGACTCGGTGTCGAATTCCACAAGTCAATATAAATCTTTTGGTTTATACCTATTTTGCTCTGAATCTGGTGTTGCTTGTTTCTCTGAACCCGAGTTTGTCTTGGAGATATTGGGCATCTTTAGTTCACAGAATCGCCCATTTGGTGATTATGGATTGGTTTTGGAAGGCCTCAAAGGTAAGGCAATTGTTAAAGGCACACGTTTAGCTGGATTTGATAACGATCCATTGTGCACTGGGATCACATTACAGCTACAGGCAATTGGAATTCATGATATGCAG ACTCAGTTGCAGAACAATGTCATGATCAGAAGAATTGAAACAAAGCAAAAGGAATTCTTCGAACGCAAAGCTTATCAAGTTGGTTTAGatgaaagtttaaaaaaaatgaaaacagaAATGGCCTATATGGAGTGGTACAAGAAGACGACAAGGACTCGAGGAGGTTACTACGACACCTACAAAAGTTCAACTAGAAACCGAGATGAAACTGTAAGTAAAGCAAAATTGGTCAAATACCAAAGAAGTCTAACAAAGTGCTGGGCAAATGCTGTTTATGAAGCGAAGAGGACTGATGGAAAATCCTTCCCGTTTCGTCTCCTCATGGCAGGAAATAACTATAGGAGGATGGTGGAACCGCTTGATATAGCAGAATACTACAAAGGTTATAAACAAGGACAGAAAGACTACTGGGCCGGAGGAAGATCAGAGCATTATATTCTACTGGAGAAATGGCTAAATGAAATGCAAAGCACACCTAGTCAGAGGACTAAAAGTTGTAGTTTTAATGAGGATTCTTGCTTTTGGGCACATGTGGAAGAGGCATTAATGTTGGTCAAAATGTTAAGCAATGAAGAGAGCTCTCCCGAGAATGAGGAGCTATTCCGAAAACTGAACAAGTTTGAGGAGTATTTTATGGGTTCGATAGATAAGCATATAGTAGACCCTGAGATTTTCTTGGAAGGAAGCAGCTTCAAGTTATGGTGGAGCCTCTACAGTGATAAGAAAGGAGATTCTTACAAATCTCCTTTGGCTAATTATATGAGGGCTAGAAGTTATGAAGCTTTGTTGTAA
- the LOC108215739 gene encoding ankyrin repeat domain-containing protein EMB506, chloroplastic-like → MAAALIATSLFTSQMFPAPAVNVKGDHASSCCAGNFFSIWRCGRLRLGGTKKDFPFAAEHSRVLVCAKSSANLNELWEDPKEISDSEDEDEDKEAEAGENDLDFESDWEADKGAVQISNRIAELSASNYEDELIKEVEQLLEPEELAILQHNMTPDMKKISSSKWNSLHTLALAGQIPYMDRLLEEGLNIDLVDKDGLTALHQAIIGKKEAVISHLLRKGANLHAKDLDGATPLHYAVQVGAVQTVKLLIKHGVDVNVTDNEGWTPLHVAIQSRNRDIAKLLLVNGADKNITNKDGKTPLDLSLCYGKDFKSYDLAKLVKLVPYNR, encoded by the exons ATGGCTGCAGCGTTAATTGCGACGAGTTTATTTACATCCCAAATGTTTCCAGCCCCGGCTGTTAATGTTAAAGGTGATCATGCATCTAGTTGCTGTGCAGGGAATTTCTTCAGTATATGGAGATGTGGAAGATTACGGTTAGGAGGAACAAAGAAGGATTTTCCTTTTGCGGCAGAACACTCGAGGGTTTTGGTTTGTGCTAAATCTTCAGCAAACCTCAATGAACTATGGGAGGATCCTAAAGAAATTAGTGAtagtgaagatgaagatgaagacaaGGAAGCTGAAGCAGGAGAAAATGATTTAGATTTTGAGAGTGACTGGGAAGCAGATAAGGGTGCTGTTCAAATTTCTAATAGAATTGCTGAATTGTCAGCAAGCAACTATGAGGATGAACTCATCAAAG AGGTTGAACAGCTTCTGGAACCGGAAGAATTAGCAATTTTGCAGCATAATATGACTCCTGACATGAAGAAGATTTCAAGT TCAAAGTGGAACTCTCTGCATACACTTGCTCTAGCAGGGCAAATACCTTACATGGACCGGCTTCTAGAAGAGGGGCTTAATATTGACCTCGTAGATAAG GATGGTTTGACAGCTCTTCATCAAGCAATAATAGGTAAAAAGGAAGCAGTGATAAGTCATCTCTTGAGAAAGGGTGCAAATCTTCATGCTAAAGATTTG GATGGTGCCACCCCACTTCATTATGCAGTTCAAGTAGGTGCTGTGCAAACTGTGAAGTTGCTGATCAAACACGGGGTTGATGTGAACGTAACTGATAAT GAAGGATGGACACCATTGCATGTTGCTATACAAAGTAGAAATAGAGACATAGCCAAACTTTTACTGGTCAATGGAGCAGACAAGAACATTACAAATAAA GATGGTAAAACACCGCTTGATCTTAGTTTATGTTATGGAAAAGATTTTAAATCTTATGACCTTGCGAAGCTAGTGAAGTTGGTACCATACAACAGGTAA
- the LOC108219274 gene encoding xyloglucan glycosyltransferase 4, with protein MAPSSVVVTIEKASNISLIEINDSKSSVFQEKQKAASTRQVTWFFLLRVQRLFSCISWLATSFKAVFSLIRKRVALSDDVGEEDPKYRGRLYSFIRVFLAISVVALVIEVTAYFQRWDLNLNLIHPLEVQSLVHLSYMAWISFRVDYVAPAIMMLSKFCIVLFMIQSVDRLALGIGCFLIKFKKLKPEIKGEAYDVEDCSSFPMVLVQIPMCNEKEVFATSISAACQLDWPKDRFLIQVLDDSDDSLLQLLIKNEVSSWKEKGINIIYRHRFIRTGYKAGNLKSAMSCDYVKDYEFVAIFDADFQPNPDYLKLTIPHFKGNPDIGLVQARWSFVNKEENLLTRLQNINLCFHFEVEQQVNGYFLNFFGFNGTAGVWRIKALEESGGWLERTTVEDMDIAVRAHLNGWKFVYLNDVRVLCELPESYEAYKKQQHRWHSGPMQLFRVCLPAVLSSKISKWKKANLILLFFLLRKLILPFYSFTLFCIILPLTMFIPEAELPVWVICYVPITMSILNILPSPKSFPFLMPYLLFENTMSVTKFNAMISGLFQLGSSYEWVVTKKTGRSSESDLFALGERESKTLSEEKIQRRLSESGLEMLGKLKEQEAPVVKKKNRLYRKELALAFLLLTAATRSLLSAHGIHFYYLLFQGLSFLVVGLDLIGEQVS; from the exons ATGGCACCTAGCTCTGTGGTTGTGACAATTGAGAAGGCCAGTAACATTTCTTTGATAGAAATCAATGATTCTAAGTCATCAGTGTTTCAGGAGAAACAGAAGGCTGCTAGCACTAGACAAGTCACTTGGTTCTTTTTGCTAAGAGTTCAGAGACTCTTTTCTTGCATTTCATGGCTAGCCACATCTTTTAAGGCTGTCTTTTCTTTGATCAGGAAAAGGGTTGCATTATCTGATGATGTTGGGGAAGAAGATCCCAAATATAGAGGGAGATTGTATAGTTTTATAAGGGTGTTTCTTGCTATTTCTGTGGTTGCTTTGGTTATTGAAGTTACTGCTTATTTTCAAAGATgggatttgaatttgaatttgattcATCCATTGGAAGTTCAAAGCCTTGTTCATTTGTCTTATATGGCTTGGATTTCCTTTAGGGTGGATTATGTTGCTCCTGCAATTATGATGCTTTCTAAGTTTTGCATTGTGCTTTTCATGATTCAATCTGTTGATCGTCTCGCGCTTGGGATCGGGTGTTTTTTGATTAAGTTTAAGAAGTTGAAGCCGGAGATTAAAGGTGAAGCATATGATGTTGAGGATTGTTCAAGTTTTCCGATGGTTCTTGTTCAGATTCCAATGTGCAATGAGAAAGAG gtgtttgcaacttcaatatCTGCTGCTTGTCAACTGGACTGGCCAAAGGACCGATTCCTCATTCAAGTCCTCGATGATTCTGATGATTCACTTTTACAGCTACTTATTAAGAACGAGGTCTCTTCATGGAAAGAGAAAGGAATCAATATAATCTACAGACACCGCTTCATTCGAACTGGTTATAAAGCGGGCAATCTAAAATCTGCAATGTCCTGTGACTATGTCAAGGATTATGAATTTGTTGCTATATTCGATGCAGATTTCCAGCCCAATCCGGATTACCTTAAACTGACAATACCTCATTTTAAG GGAAACCCCGATATAGGCCTTGTTCAGGCTCGCTGGTCTTTTGTGAACAAGGAGGAGAATTTACTCACAAGACTCCAAAATATAAATCTATGTTTCCATTTTGAGGTCGAGCAACAAGTGAATGGTTATTTCCTCAATTTCTTTGGATTCAACGGTACAGCTGGTGTGTGGAGGATTAAGGCATTAGAGGAGTCGGGAGGTTGGCTGGAAAGAACAACTGTAGAGGATATGGATATAGCCGTCCGAGCCCACTTAAATGGATGGAAATTTGTCTATCTAAATGATGTCAGAGTTCTCTGTGAACTACCAGAGTCTTATGAAGCGTATAAAAAGCAACAACATCGTTGGCATTCTGGTCCAATGCAGTTGTTTAGAGTATGCCTTCCTGCAGTTCTGAGTTCCAAG ATATCCAAGTGGAAGAAAGCTAATTTGATacttcttttctttctcttaaGGAAACTGATTCTTCCATTTTACTCATTCACACTGTTTTGTATCATACTACCACTAACCATGTTCATACCTGAGGCCGAGCTACCCGTTTGGGTAATCTGTTATGTCCCTATAACCATGTCTATTTTAAACATACTTCCGTCACCAAAGTCTTTCCCTTTTCTGATGCCATACCTTCTTTTTGAGAACACAATGTCTGTGACAAAATTCAATGCAATGATCTCCGGGCTATTTCAGTTGGGAAGTTCTTATGAATGGGTAGTGACAAAAAAGACAGGTAGATCATCTGAATCGGACTTGTTTGCTCTTGGTGAAAGAGAATCAAAAACATTAAGCGAAGAGAAAATTCAACGGAGACTTTCAGAATCTGGTCTAGAAATGTTGGGGAAACTTAAAGAACAAGAGGCCCCCGTggtaaaaaagaaaaacaggCTGTACAGAAAGGAACTTGCTCTTGCATTTCTTCTACTCACTGCAGCTACAAGAAGCCTGTTATCGGCACATGGCATTCATTTCTACTACTTACTGTTCCAAGGCTTGTCTTTCCTTGTTGTTGGATTAGACTTGATCGGAGAGCAGGTCAGCTGA
- the LOC108217678 gene encoding uncharacterized protein LOC108217678 encodes MSQGYAIELYFDPALENQVLKAWNVLARRQISTQLIEIESRPHITLFSSSYVEPLKLENIVKNFASKQEPVPLSFRSIGALPSDNNVLFLAPNPSLSLLHFHLQLCDAMKKEGVEIGEEYRADSWIPYCPVAEEVSRSRMAEAFTVLRDLKLPVSGYAMEIGLVEYSPVRELFSYALGNAVEP; translated from the coding sequence ATGTCACAGGGCTATGCGATTGAGCTTTACTTTGATCCGGCCCTCGAAAACCAGGTCTTGAAAGCTTGGAATGTTCTTGCTCGTCGCCAGATTAGTACTCAGCttattgaaattgaatcaaGGCCCCACATTACTTTGTTTTCTAGTTCGTATGTTGAACCTTTGAAGCTTGAAAACATTGTCAAGAATTTTGCTTCAAAGCAAGAGCCTGTGCCCTTGTCTTTTCGTTCAATTGGAGCACTTCCGAGCGACAACAATGTGCTATTTCTTGCTCCAAATCCATCTCTGTCTCTGCTTCACTTTCATTTGCAGCTGTGTGATGCAATGAAGAAGGAGGGCGTTGAAATTGGTGAGGAGTATCGTGCTGATTCGTGGATACCTTATTGTCCAGTTGCTGAAGAGGTGTCAAGAAGTCGTATGGCTGAGGCATTCACTGTATTGAGGGATTTGAAGTTGCCAGTTTCTGGGTACGCAATGGAAATTGGGTTGGTTGAATACTCTCCTGTTCGTGAGCTCTTCTCTTATGCACTGGGTAATGCAGTCGAACCATGA